Genomic window (Molothrus ater isolate BHLD 08-10-18 breed brown headed cowbird chromosome 7, BPBGC_Mater_1.1, whole genome shotgun sequence):
TGACATCTGCCAGCCTGATGAGATCCAGGCACATGCTTGAGATACTTGAAAGAATGCAGTGCTGCTGGTCCCACAGTCTGCAATCCTCTACAATCCCCCCTCAAACAGGAACTTCTGCAGGCTGATGTTTTCAGTCAGGCCTTGAGAATGGAaggcaaggggaaaaaacagcttGGGCGACATCTTGAGAGCCTGAGCTTGCTTCCTCCTCTGGTTTATAAGGCAGCACAAAAGCAGACATTCACAAGTTGAGagaacatttttctctcttgcaaAGCATGCTCTCTTCTGTTTGTTAGGATTACAGACCTACCTGTCCTTGTACATGTGCAACTGTGATGGAGAAAACATTTAATTCCAGTCCTGCAACTgatggctgtgtgtgtgtgtgctgtatTCTGAAGTGGGTATTTGAGTTAATTCCCCCAGATGCTCAGTATCTGCGTGTCCAATGGTTTTGCTGGATAGCATTGTAATGCTCTTAGAACACTGTGCATGGGATTCATTTCAGCATCTCTGAAACTGGATAAAGCATGGCCAGGGGTATTGTTTGAATTACAGCTTAGCAGGACAAACAAACCGGCGtatctgaaagcaaaatgtaaacatGATGCTGGGGCTCCTGGTTAGCACGTCGTGGCTGTGGGAGGTTGACAGCTGCTGCATAAAGGTTAAACGTGCCTTCTTTGGTCTGTCAGTAAAATTAAGCCTGCTAAAGACTATGTGGCACTCCAGAAGACAAGAGTTTATCTGTGTGCATAAACAGAACATAGTCTTCAATATAAATATGCTTTCAGGACTATTTAGGGTATTAGGAGTATGCTGCAGTCCAATAAAAAGATGCAGATTGAGCCAGGAGATTTTGGAAAGTGCCTGAGTATTTTTAGATGGGCTAGAAGTGTCTGGAAAGCAAAGCACTGGTGTTTGCATTGCTAAATAACAGCATaggatgagaaagaaaatggtatAGATACAACAGGGACATGAACTGAAGTAATAAATACTTGACCTTTAAATTTCATCATTGCCAGCTTCTCAGACTGCTTTCTCCCAAAGACTGACATGGCTGTGTTTTATATTATGCTTTTATTTGTCATATTCATAGTTAGTTACaagtaaaaattattgaaaTCCACTGTAgttaatacaaaataaaaatatagctGCACGAGTTATGCCATGATTTTTCTTACAAACAGTATCTTCTATATGATACCATGCACTTAAGAGCTTAACTCTTAACAGTACTTGCCTACACTAAGCTCTGACTAACTAACTTCCAGTGTGATTTACTGGTTACAGATATTATCCCTGTGGAATAATACCtgttaattatttcattatggTACTTCTGCTGTAGCTTGTATTTCCCCTGTAATTTGTGATTCTAAACACAAAAGGAAGCAACCTTTTAGTGCAATGTTAAGTATCAGTAGaatttttatgtatataaaaaaataaaaataacccaCTGCATAAACAACCAAGGATGTAAGGGAACTGTTGTGGGTATTGtgcttccctttcctcccttgCCCCTTACCTTTAAGTGACAGGAATGAACATTCATAGTGAACAAACTCtttcaattaattttgaaaaattacagACTAGTAATTTTGAGAGCAGGTGTGTGACTTTGATCAAAGTTACTAGCAGAGAACCACATCCTGTGGCTTTGCAGGCTCATACTTGGGTAAACTCATCCCTGCCATGAAGTTCAATCCATAACACATTGTTCCCTTTGGACATGCCTGAAAGAGTATTTCACCTTTTTGAAGAAATTGTCCTTACATCCCTGTAATTATCTAACTTTCCTGTGTAGATATAGTTCTATATATGAAATAATCTGTAAAAAGATAAATTATGCTATTTTCAAAATACTCTGAGATACAAAGTTGTGCAGGTGCAAAATTTGATAGTATATTGCTATAAAGATTATGAATTTATTAGTGTTATCTGAGTATATATACTTTAAGCTGGGAGTATAGATTGAATACTATGGGgggttatttttgctttttttacatttcatagcatttcatattttcttcagGATACCTTCATGTTCCTATCaaacacttttttattttcaatttctgcCCCCTTAAAGGTACAGTAACTGATCACACATTCACGCTTGTCATTCATGTATTTCCATAACTGTTAgattgaaaaatactttttttttgccccccCACCTAAACACAGTGATTTTTTCTAAATGAATAGTGAGTGACTACTGGCAAAAATCTTTCCCCCACTGAAATGGATGGAACTGGGTTTTCAGCTTTGCTCTCCAAGTACTCTGCTCTTTTAGTCCGATGGTGCCGTGGAGCAAAGCCCCAAACAAACTCTGCACGTGTGTGCACAATTACTGAGGCTGTTAGCATTCACAGAGCATGGCAAGGCAACTGAAATCAAACATTGCCATTGGTATTCCTACACTGACATACAAAACTACTCACAGTGCTGGGAAATTCTggggggaagagaagagaacagaaatgcTTGGGTCTTGACTACTCTCCACATGTTCCTCTGACCTAACTCTAAGAAAGCCAGCTGATCAGCTTGCTTCTACCAGacatcctctcctcctgctAGTCCCCGACACCAGCTGGCAGCATCTCTAAATTCATCAACACCAGCGGCTCTGCCTGAAACAGAGCACATTGCAGCTTTAGCCCTTGACCTTGCCCACTCTGCATTCCAACACGATGCAATAAATTATCACTGCAGAGGAAAGCATGGAAGAGTCActcctcctgcctgtgcaggtgAAACCAGTTCCTCCCCTCAGGAAAACCGCGTGCATCTGGCAGGAGAAGGGGGGCTTGGGCTGCCTACGCTGTTTGGTCCACCTGCAGGACGGCTGCTTGGGTCGTTTCTTCATCAGACTGCTCCATCTCCCCGCTAAATGGGTTTCTCTCATCCAACAGTTTCTGGCTAGAAGCTTCTAGAGGCACCCCGTACTCTTCGTCATCTTCCACGATGGACAGCTCGATGTTGTTGTTCATCGTggccttcccttcccctctggcCTCCTTCTCCAGGGAGTCGCTggctgcctggccctgctcggccagggaggtgctgggggtcaTGTCCGAGTGCATGCTGGCGAAGGACACCTCGTCCTCGTTCTCGGCCTGCTCGGTGCTCGCCGTCTCTGAGGGTCTGTCCTCAGCTTCTGCAGGGCTTTCCCCTTCACGGCCTTTCTTCGTGCCGAATCCCACTTTGAAACCTGGGCCCTTGGCAGAGGAGGATTTCTGGTGATGCACAGTGAGTGACTTCTTGATCTTCTCTCTGCGTTCGGGCGACACGATCTTTGTGCTGATCTTGTTCATCTTCTTCTCAATGTTTTGGCGGGAAAACGCTTTCTTCAGGCTGTCCACCTTCTTGAGGCTGGATCTTTTGAGTTTCTCAGCTCTTgattcttctgttttctcctctgcacTGTCATCCAAGTCATCTCCCTCAGGAAACATTTCATCATCTGAACCCAACTCCACTGTGTGCAAGGTTTCTTCCAGTGTTTTGTTCTCATCCATGggctcctcttttccttctgtaatgCTAGGAATGGGCTCTTTTGCAAAAACACTGGCAGGGATctcattttcctcctgaaaGAATTGACAATATTTGAGTTTCATAGTTCACAGGATacaaatttaataaataaagcacAACCCTGAACAattattttccccctcctcaGGATGAGATGAATGCTGAACGTTTGTTGGTTTTTTCAATACATTTAACCAGTAACAAACCACTCAAAGCCCATTGAACCATTAGCTGGTAAAGACTTATGAGCTGTCAGCTGTAAGAGTACTCTTTCAAAGTGACTTGGGATGTATGCAGAATAGAAACCCTGttcttttaatttatattaGATACTCTTCAGTGAGAGTTTAGCTGTCAAGTTGTACACCTGtccctggggagaagggagggtATGGTGGGGAAGGGAGGTCGTACTGCAGACTTCCAAAAGTCACATAACCCCACAGAGCTCTCAGTTTCTTGAGCCAAAGACTCAGCATATCCCTGCAGAGGTGTTGGGTCCATCTGGGAAGTATCTCAATTGGCAAATGCAGTTAGCACTTTTGCCATATTCCTAGAAAATATATGTTGCTGTTAGAAATGGATTGTTGATATTGAGAA
Coding sequences:
- the CAVIN2 gene encoding caveolae-associated protein 2, with amino-acid sequence MGEAAAGSAVPPLPAAEAGGGQVNALTVLALLEKLVSMLEAVEGHQRQMEQRQRGLEGAVRGIQADLVKLCRSHGATGETVEKLLEKSRKVCAHTRAVRERLDRQCDQVRRLEQHHAQLLRRDRFKVLIFQEENEIPASVFAKEPIPSITEGKEEPMDENKTLEETLHTVELGSDDEMFPEGDDLDDSAEEKTEESRAEKLKRSSLKKVDSLKKAFSRQNIEKKMNKISTKIVSPERREKIKKSLTVHHQKSSSAKGPGFKVGFGTKKGREGESPAEAEDRPSETASTEQAENEDEVSFASMHSDMTPSTSLAEQGQAASDSLEKEARGEGKATMNNNIELSIVEDDEEYGVPLEASSQKLLDERNPFSGEMEQSDEETTQAAVLQVDQTA